ACCCAGCTATTGCAACTGGCGAGAGAATGTTAAGTGATACACAATCATTAATCGATATTATAAGGCAAGGAATTGTAATAAAACCGGAGGACAAAGAAGATATACTCTTCTATATTGGAGGCTTCTCTCCCTATTGGGCTTCCGGAAACTTACTAGTATATCAAGGTGGTACTGTATTTGGTGGAGGAGACGTTAAAATAGCTGGAGGAGTCAAATTACAAGGTAAAAAATATTTGCAAAAATTGAGAAGTTTGTATAGTTATAATAATGTGAATGTTACCAAATATATGAATTTAGTAGTAATACCACTATTAGCTAAACGAAATTTAAATTTTATAAATCCAACATACTATTCCTTTCCTCCAGCCAAAAACTATAAAGAGACCATTGGAATATTTAAGAATAGTAATCACTTAATAGAAATGCTATCTTACCAACCATATATAAACTATCTAGCATTAAGATATAGAACTAACTTCTATTATATAAAAGAAGGTTCACGATATATTTCTGAGACATTTACTAGTGGTGGAAGAGAACTTTTAAGGATAAGTAGTGAATTTCCTTATCCATATGTAGGGTTCTTTAACCCAACTCCACTAGATATAAGTGGATATGCAACACAATTATTTTTGGGTCTAGCTTATATAATAGCAGCCCCACCAAAATTAATGCCGTTATATTCTACTAAAGTTGAGCTATATCCGCCTTTTTATGATTACTTTAACACAGCTATTAATTTTGTGTCATTAGGTGCTCCTATATATTTAAGTAATTTTGATCCTAATGCTTCTAATAATTGTAGTACTTATGGTGTTGTTGGTTTAGTTAGTGGAATATTAGATTTTACTGCAAAAATAGGTAATAGTATTACACAAGATAGAAGTATTTTGTCTCAAATTCCTTCCCTCGAGTTTGAGTTAGGCATTTATGTTCTTCCGGTAGTTAAACTTCCAGATAGTACTAAGTACTCTGATATTATTGAGTATGCAGAAGCGTTAAAAGTTAATGATTATGTTAACTATCTGTTAGAAATTATAGATAAGGCTAAGAGGGCAATAAGTAGTCTTATTAGCTCTGGTGTATTAAGTGGTATAGCATTTGCAGCAGTGATGGCTGTAGAGGCTTGGGATAGTGAGGATCAAATAGTTAAAGATGCGCAAAAATACATAGAAAAATTAAATGAAATATATAATTATGTTTTAAATCAAGCGTACTCTTGTATTGAATCATTTCCCAACTTACCAAGAAATGAAAAAATTATTTACGAAGAACAAGTACAGCAATACTTAAATGGAATAATAGGAGATGTTGATGCTAGATTAGATAAAAACGAGATAATTAGTTTCTTAATGGAAAAAATAAATGAGTATTTAAGTAATCAAGGAATTTATTGTTTCAGTGAAGAAGTTTTATATTAGTCTTAATAAAATGTATGTAAAAATTTTTAACTACATGACAGCATTATGGAGATAACCAAGAGTATCATTAATTGCAAAAGTTAATCTTAGTTTTATTTAATTTAAGATTATGTCTATAGTATCACAACTTAGATCAAAAATATCTTTAAATGATCTAATTAAGGGTGGACTAGCAAATATCATATTCCAAGTAGTATAAATTAATCCTTATTTAATCACAATATTCCTAAAGTTTCATGACATGATTTAGATTGTACTAGGTTTATCCACGTTGTTGGCTCTTTATGATCAATTTATCAGTTTTTTTTGTTACATCTTTATCTAGGCTAAGAAAGACAATATTTAAAGGAAAACTTTTTGAACAAAAAGATACTATGTTTGTGTGGTACTGGACCCGTAGCTCAGCCAGGACAGAGCGCCGGCCTCCTAACGGCCGGTAGACAGCCGGTGGTCCCGGGTTCAAATCCCGGCGGGTCCGCTATATATTTAAGGTTCTAATTGAATATTTTATATTGTGTTAAACGAAATCTTTGACATTATACATGATTTGAATGAAGACAGAATAATTGAGGCGGCAAGTAAGACATTAAGGTTAGTCAAAGATGTTGAAGACGAGAATATAATGAAGATAGCTGCTGAAATAGAAAAAGAAATTAGGTCTATGAGAGAGGATGACGAATTAATTTACTTAGTTGACTCTGAATATGCTAATGAGTTAAAAGGTACTATATATGATTTGAAAAAAGCTAAAGAGAGGAAGATAAAGATCTTAATTGCTTATCTTGTGAGGAAAGTAAGTAAAGATAATATATTAGTCGTTGAGGCTTTGAAACCTAAAACTGAAGTAAAACCTCATACTTTTATTTAATACTAATAACTTTTATTCCACTTACTTTAATTATTTCTCCTAATACGTCATAGATTCTTTTTGCTTTGCTTAAGACCAAAAAATCGTTACTGCTAACTGTACTTTCTTGCATTATCAATTCTTTATCAACTTTATTAACTACCTTAGCTTTGATGTTTCTTTCTCTAAGTATTTTTGCTATTTCACCACTCTTACTTATTTGTGAATCAAGAAATATCATGAAGTCCAATTCTTTATTACTTAGAAACTCAGAAATTAAGAGCAATGCATCTATTATTTCATTGTCATTTTTTCTTTTTCCTAACCCAAGATCTCTATAGAAACCATCATCACATAAGAATATCTCATCATTATAAATTGCTGAAAGAAGAGTTATTGCTAAATTATAACCATCAATTACTATTTGATTACTTGAAGTTATGATTTTCTCCTTCACTGATTTTATTTCTTCATCTGAATGGGTACATCTGTAAAGTAAAAGTCTTTCCTTTTTGTTTAAGTTATATCTTCCAGTTATAAGATCCAAAGAAGTTTTTCTATTATAACCTCTATTTAGTAAGTATTTGTAGTCCTCATAAGCCAT
The nucleotide sequence above comes from Sulfurisphaera javensis. Encoded proteins:
- a CDS encoding DUF434 domain-containing protein, with amino-acid sequence MSIQLSQQLLMAYEDYKYLLNRGYNRKTSLDLITGRYNLNKKERLLLYRCTHSDEEIKSVKEKIITSSNQIVIDGYNLAITLLSAIYNDEIFLCDDGFYRDLGLGKRKNDNEIIDALLLISEFLSNKELDFMIFLDSQISKSGEIAKILRERNIKAKVVNKVDKELIMQESTVSSNDFLVLSKAKRIYDVLGEIIKVSGIKVISIK